A single Montipora foliosa isolate CH-2021 chromosome 7, ASM3666993v2, whole genome shotgun sequence DNA region contains:
- the LOC138011673 gene encoding uncharacterized protein isoform X3, which yields MARKNLRSVSCWRLLFLVCISSVDGLNPKLLSVTRSKEHGDSFELSLPNNSACDASSCELFRGFLFQEANEKSTASKCFCYCSSEVTKPTFYSHKFGAQGCVKDADVIEDPNSGDCDVFTNTKIDVFDLYTKGETRITLDRHCEEIQISGWKFNVNSSWVASTSRTFRVSYERNRGKSPQTAFLLWDGKLQSRFDGLLIKVSIGCTHRGKLNTHCAIFKAQGTHKYREISSPLPRDNEPASPKVIQNKKDKNIQSNIIPRHSANSGQTPIEGSSPSDDFKLSPTGSYKKQLKTWLVVALSLAGSVFIAVVIISSCLFAKCRNNCRKQQRTVSHRYLGVAENSLSDARPVPALEDYEYVHYPCLVDDGNTQPIEPTGNIKYERSEDNKLIIWTQGHSAGTAPNSQAALNTAPRLPYQRLLTRMSSSSPDCSASMKRISQTTEEELPYQKLRKASRPVSEGCRYGIAAVETQSERDQQKKAYQSLSLQRNPTKSPTQSETGYMKMEGFSRPESTTEYDYADPVVLNKLFRLQRSSSEQATMEISMGDLIEETALNQQQQQQQEDQDGYERIQFPTPNLSAIGDYENIGKDDLKDDFSRVTRNDQRSEAGKMSLRTSTDDFTLECSGCLSGEYIEPEEYLAMGKRKSLIIMDNLQSPSSGSLSFDKIEEEEEEEEEEEEEPEYFVLESPEADEEKPVDVS from the exons ATGGCAAGGAAAAATCTTCGTTCGGTCAGTTGTTGGAGacttttatttttggtttgtaTTTCAAGTGTGGATGGCCTAAACCCAAAACTTTTGAGCGTGACCCGATCAAAAGAACACGGAGATTCCTTCGAGTTATCCTTACCAAACAATTCAGCTTGCGATGCATCAAGTTGTGAGCTGTTTCGAGGATTTCTCTTTCAAGAAGCCAATGAGAAAAGTACAGCCAGCAAATGTTTTTGTTACTGCAGCAGTGAAGTGACAAAACCGACTTTTTACAGCCATAAATTTGGAGCACAAGGTTGTGTTAAAGATGCAGATGTGATTGAAGATCCAAATAGCG GTGATTGCGACGTTTTTACCAACACCAAGATAGATGTCTTTGATCTTTACACGAAAGGAGAGACAAGAATTACTCTGGATCGTCACTGTGAAGAGATCCAGATTTCTGGATGGAAATTCAACGTCAATTCCTCGTGGGTTGCCTCTACATCTAGGACTTTCCGTGTTAGTTATGAAAGGAATAGAGGAAAGAGCCCACAGACGGCATTCTTACTC TGGGATGGTAAACTACAATCGCGGTTCGATGGACTCTTAATCAAGGTGTCGATTGGTTGCACTCATCGCGGGAAATTGAACACGCACTGTGCTATATTCAAGGCGCAAGGAACACACAAAT ATCGAGAAATATCGTCACCCTTGCCTCGAGACAATGAACCAGCCTCGCCAAAAGTTATCCAAAACAAGAAAGACAAGAACATTcag TCAAATATAATACCCAGACACTCCGCAAACTCTGGCCAAACACCAATAGAAGGCTCCAGTCCATCAGATGATTTTAAACTTAGTCCAACAGGAAGTTACAAGAAACAATTAAAGACATGGCTTGTCGTCGCTCTCAGTCTCGCCGGTTCAGTGTTCATCGCCGTCGTTATTATCTCTAGTTGTCTCTTTGCAAAATGTCGGAACAATTGTCGGAAACAACAAAGAACAG TGTCACATCGTTACCTAGGTGTAGCCGAGAATTCGCTGTCAGATGCACGTCCAGTTCCAGCCTTGGAAGATTATGAATACGTTCACTATCCGTGTCTGGTTGATGACGGGAACACACAACCTATAGAGCCAACTG GAAATATCAAGTATGAAAGAAGCGAGGATAACAAACTTATCATCTGGACGCAAGGGCACAGCGCTGGCACCGCGCCAAACAGCCAGGCAGCATTGAATACAGCGCCTCGTCTTCCTTACCAACGGCTTTTGACGCGGATGTCATCTTCATCTCCTGATTGCAGTGCTAGTATGAAACGGATCAGCCAAACAACGGAGGAGGAGCTCCCTTACCAAAAGCTGCGGAAGGCCAGTCGCCCCGTATCAGAAGGTTGCCGATATGGAATAGCAGCAGTAGAAACCCAGTCAGAGAGGGATCAACAAAAGAAGGCCTATCAGTCCCTGTCACTGCAGAGAAACCCGACG aaatcTCCCACACAGTCTGAGACGGGGTACATGAAGATGGAAGGATTTTCACGCCCAGAAAGCACGACAGAATACGACTATGCAGACCCCGTGGTGCTGAATAAACTGTTCCGACTCCAGCGAAGTAGTTCGGAGCAAGCAACGATGGAAATCTCAATGGGGGACTTGATTGAGGAGACGGCTTTaaatcaacaacaacagcaacaacaagaaGACCAAGATGGCTACGAGCGGATTCAATTTCCAACCCCAAATTTGTCAGCCATTGGAGATTACGAAAATATTGGAAAAGATGATCTTAAGGACGATTTTTCCCGCGTCACAAGGAACGACCAGCGTTCAGAAGCAGGTAAAATGAGCCTCAGGACTTCCACGGATGATTTTACGCTTGAATGTTCCGGTTGTTTGTCAGGGGAGTACATAGAACCCGAAGAATACTTGGCGATGGGAAAGAGGAAAAGCTTGATAATTATGGACAATTTACAGTCTCCCTCATCTGGTAGCCTTAGTTTTGATAAaatcgaagaagaagaa gaagaagaagaagaagaagaagaagaaccggAGTACTTTGTATTGGAGAGCCCGGAGGCTGATGAAG AAAAACCAGTTGACGTCTCTTGA
- the LOC138011673 gene encoding uncharacterized protein isoform X1, which yields MARKNLRSVSCWRLLFLVCISSVDGLNPKLLSVTRSKEHGDSFELSLPNNSACDASSCELFRGFLFQEANEKSTASKCFCYCSSEVTKPTFYSHKFGAQGCVKDADVIEDPNSGDCDVFTNTKIDVFDLYTKGETRITLDRHCEEIQISGWKFNVNSSWVASTSRTFRVSYERNRGKSPQTAFLLWDGKLQSRFDGLLIKVSIGCTHRGKLNTHCAIFKAQGTHKYREISSPLPRDNEPASPKVIQNKKDKNIQSNIIPRHSANSGQTPIEGSSPSDDFKLSPTGSYKKQLKTWLVVALSLAGSVFIAVVIISSCLFAKCRNNCRKQQRTVSHRYLGVAENSLSDARPVPALEDYEYVHYPCLVDDGNTQPIEPTGNIKYERSEDNKLIIWTQGHSAGTAPNSQAALNTAPRLPYQRLLTRMSSSSPDCSASMKRISQTTEEELPYQKLRKASRPVSEGCRYGIAAVETQSERDQQKKAYQSLSLQRNPTKSPTQSETGYMKMEGFSRPESTTEYDYADPVVLNKLFRLQRSSSEQATMEISMGDLIEETALNQQQQQQQEDQDGYERIQFPTPNLSAIGDYENIGKDDLKDDFSRVTRNDQRSEAGKMSLRTSTDDFTLECSGCLSGEYIEPEEYLAMGKRKSLIIMDNLQSPSSGSLSFDKIEEEEEEEEEEEEEEEEPKYYVLESPEADEGEFKSIGDQPILSEETLNEETASNQQQQQQEEDQGGYERIEFPTPNLSTIGDYKNIEKYDVKDDFSDVTRNDQRSEAGKMSLRTSKDDFTLECSGCLSGEYVEPEEYLAMGKRKSLIIMDNLQSTSSGSLSFDKIEEEEEEEEEPEYFVLESPEADEEKPVDVS from the exons ATGGCAAGGAAAAATCTTCGTTCGGTCAGTTGTTGGAGacttttatttttggtttgtaTTTCAAGTGTGGATGGCCTAAACCCAAAACTTTTGAGCGTGACCCGATCAAAAGAACACGGAGATTCCTTCGAGTTATCCTTACCAAACAATTCAGCTTGCGATGCATCAAGTTGTGAGCTGTTTCGAGGATTTCTCTTTCAAGAAGCCAATGAGAAAAGTACAGCCAGCAAATGTTTTTGTTACTGCAGCAGTGAAGTGACAAAACCGACTTTTTACAGCCATAAATTTGGAGCACAAGGTTGTGTTAAAGATGCAGATGTGATTGAAGATCCAAATAGCG GTGATTGCGACGTTTTTACCAACACCAAGATAGATGTCTTTGATCTTTACACGAAAGGAGAGACAAGAATTACTCTGGATCGTCACTGTGAAGAGATCCAGATTTCTGGATGGAAATTCAACGTCAATTCCTCGTGGGTTGCCTCTACATCTAGGACTTTCCGTGTTAGTTATGAAAGGAATAGAGGAAAGAGCCCACAGACGGCATTCTTACTC TGGGATGGTAAACTACAATCGCGGTTCGATGGACTCTTAATCAAGGTGTCGATTGGTTGCACTCATCGCGGGAAATTGAACACGCACTGTGCTATATTCAAGGCGCAAGGAACACACAAAT ATCGAGAAATATCGTCACCCTTGCCTCGAGACAATGAACCAGCCTCGCCAAAAGTTATCCAAAACAAGAAAGACAAGAACATTcag TCAAATATAATACCCAGACACTCCGCAAACTCTGGCCAAACACCAATAGAAGGCTCCAGTCCATCAGATGATTTTAAACTTAGTCCAACAGGAAGTTACAAGAAACAATTAAAGACATGGCTTGTCGTCGCTCTCAGTCTCGCCGGTTCAGTGTTCATCGCCGTCGTTATTATCTCTAGTTGTCTCTTTGCAAAATGTCGGAACAATTGTCGGAAACAACAAAGAACAG TGTCACATCGTTACCTAGGTGTAGCCGAGAATTCGCTGTCAGATGCACGTCCAGTTCCAGCCTTGGAAGATTATGAATACGTTCACTATCCGTGTCTGGTTGATGACGGGAACACACAACCTATAGAGCCAACTG GAAATATCAAGTATGAAAGAAGCGAGGATAACAAACTTATCATCTGGACGCAAGGGCACAGCGCTGGCACCGCGCCAAACAGCCAGGCAGCATTGAATACAGCGCCTCGTCTTCCTTACCAACGGCTTTTGACGCGGATGTCATCTTCATCTCCTGATTGCAGTGCTAGTATGAAACGGATCAGCCAAACAACGGAGGAGGAGCTCCCTTACCAAAAGCTGCGGAAGGCCAGTCGCCCCGTATCAGAAGGTTGCCGATATGGAATAGCAGCAGTAGAAACCCAGTCAGAGAGGGATCAACAAAAGAAGGCCTATCAGTCCCTGTCACTGCAGAGAAACCCGACG aaatcTCCCACACAGTCTGAGACGGGGTACATGAAGATGGAAGGATTTTCACGCCCAGAAAGCACGACAGAATACGACTATGCAGACCCCGTGGTGCTGAATAAACTGTTCCGACTCCAGCGAAGTAGTTCGGAGCAAGCAACGATGGAAATCTCAATGGGGGACTTGATTGAGGAGACGGCTTTaaatcaacaacaacagcaacaacaagaaGACCAAGATGGCTACGAGCGGATTCAATTTCCAACCCCAAATTTGTCAGCCATTGGAGATTACGAAAATATTGGAAAAGATGATCTTAAGGACGATTTTTCCCGCGTCACAAGGAACGACCAGCGTTCAGAAGCAGGTAAAATGAGCCTCAGGACTTCCACGGATGATTTTACGCTTGAATGTTCCGGTTGTTTGTCAGGGGAGTACATAGAACCCGAAGAATACTTGGCGATGGGAAAGAGGAAAAGCTTGATAATTATGGACAATTTACAGTCTCCCTCATCTGGTAGCCTTAGTTTTGATAAaatcgaagaagaagaagaagaagaagaagaagaagaagaagaagaagaagaaccgaAGTACTATGTGTTGGAGAGCCCAGAGGCTGATGAAGGTGAGTTTAAGTCCATAGGTGATCAACCGATACTTTCTGAAGAAACATTGAATGAGGAGACGGCTTCAAAtcagcaacaacagcaacaagaaGAAGACCAAGGTGGCTACGAGCGGATTGAATTTCCAACCCCAAATTTGTCAACCATTGGAGATTACAAAAATATTGAGAAATATGATGTTAAGGACGATTTTTCCGACGTCACAAGGAACGACCAGCGTTCAGAAGCAGGGAAAATGAGCCTTAGAACTTCCAAGGATGATTTTACGCTTGAATGTTCTGGTTGTTTGTCAGGGGAGTACGTAGAACCCGAAGAATACTTGGCGATGGGAAAGAGGAAAAGCTTGATAATTATGGACAATTTACAGTCTACCTCATCTGGTAGCCTTAGCTTTGATAAaatcgaagaagaagaagaagaagaagaagaaccggAGTACTTTGTATTGGAGAGCCCGGAGGCTGATGAAG AAAAACCAGTTGACGTCTCTTGA
- the LOC138011673 gene encoding uncharacterized protein isoform X2 — MARKNLRSVSCWRLLFLVCISSVDGLNPKLLSVTRSKEHGDSFELSLPNNSACDASSCELFRGFLFQEANEKSTASKCFCYCSSEVTKPTFYSHKFGAQGCVKDADVIEDPNSGDCDVFTNTKIDVFDLYTKGETRITLDRHCEEIQISGWKFNVNSSWVASTSRTFRVSYERNRGKSPQTAFLLWDGKLQSRFDGLLIKVSIGCTHRGKLNTHCAIFKAQGTHKYREISSPLPRDNEPASPKVIQNKKDKNIQSNIIPRHSANSGQTPIEGSSPSDDFKLSPTGSYKKQLKTWLVVALSLAGSVFIAVVIISSCLFAKCRNNCRKQQRTVSHRYLGVAENSLSDARPVPALEDYEYVHYPCLVDDGNTQPIEPTGNIKYERSEDNKLIIWTQGHSAGTAPNSQAALNTAPRLPYQRLLTRMSSSSPDCSASMKRISQTTEEELPYQKLRKASRPVSEGCRYGIAAVETQSERDQQKKAYQSLSLQRNPTKSPTQSETGYMKMEGFSRPESTTEYDYADPVVLNKLFRLQRSSSEQATMEISMGDLIEETALNQQQQQQQEDQDGYERIQFPTPNLSAIGDYENIGKDDLKDDFSRVTRNDQRSEAGKMSLRTSTDDFTLECSGCLSGEYIEPEEYLAMGKRKSLIIMDNLQSPSSGSLSFDKIEEEEEEEEEEEEEEEEPKYYVLESPEADEGEYVEPEEYLAMGKRKSLIIMDNLQSTSSGSLSFDKIEEEEEEEEEPEYFVLESPEADEEKPVDVS; from the exons ATGGCAAGGAAAAATCTTCGTTCGGTCAGTTGTTGGAGacttttatttttggtttgtaTTTCAAGTGTGGATGGCCTAAACCCAAAACTTTTGAGCGTGACCCGATCAAAAGAACACGGAGATTCCTTCGAGTTATCCTTACCAAACAATTCAGCTTGCGATGCATCAAGTTGTGAGCTGTTTCGAGGATTTCTCTTTCAAGAAGCCAATGAGAAAAGTACAGCCAGCAAATGTTTTTGTTACTGCAGCAGTGAAGTGACAAAACCGACTTTTTACAGCCATAAATTTGGAGCACAAGGTTGTGTTAAAGATGCAGATGTGATTGAAGATCCAAATAGCG GTGATTGCGACGTTTTTACCAACACCAAGATAGATGTCTTTGATCTTTACACGAAAGGAGAGACAAGAATTACTCTGGATCGTCACTGTGAAGAGATCCAGATTTCTGGATGGAAATTCAACGTCAATTCCTCGTGGGTTGCCTCTACATCTAGGACTTTCCGTGTTAGTTATGAAAGGAATAGAGGAAAGAGCCCACAGACGGCATTCTTACTC TGGGATGGTAAACTACAATCGCGGTTCGATGGACTCTTAATCAAGGTGTCGATTGGTTGCACTCATCGCGGGAAATTGAACACGCACTGTGCTATATTCAAGGCGCAAGGAACACACAAAT ATCGAGAAATATCGTCACCCTTGCCTCGAGACAATGAACCAGCCTCGCCAAAAGTTATCCAAAACAAGAAAGACAAGAACATTcag TCAAATATAATACCCAGACACTCCGCAAACTCTGGCCAAACACCAATAGAAGGCTCCAGTCCATCAGATGATTTTAAACTTAGTCCAACAGGAAGTTACAAGAAACAATTAAAGACATGGCTTGTCGTCGCTCTCAGTCTCGCCGGTTCAGTGTTCATCGCCGTCGTTATTATCTCTAGTTGTCTCTTTGCAAAATGTCGGAACAATTGTCGGAAACAACAAAGAACAG TGTCACATCGTTACCTAGGTGTAGCCGAGAATTCGCTGTCAGATGCACGTCCAGTTCCAGCCTTGGAAGATTATGAATACGTTCACTATCCGTGTCTGGTTGATGACGGGAACACACAACCTATAGAGCCAACTG GAAATATCAAGTATGAAAGAAGCGAGGATAACAAACTTATCATCTGGACGCAAGGGCACAGCGCTGGCACCGCGCCAAACAGCCAGGCAGCATTGAATACAGCGCCTCGTCTTCCTTACCAACGGCTTTTGACGCGGATGTCATCTTCATCTCCTGATTGCAGTGCTAGTATGAAACGGATCAGCCAAACAACGGAGGAGGAGCTCCCTTACCAAAAGCTGCGGAAGGCCAGTCGCCCCGTATCAGAAGGTTGCCGATATGGAATAGCAGCAGTAGAAACCCAGTCAGAGAGGGATCAACAAAAGAAGGCCTATCAGTCCCTGTCACTGCAGAGAAACCCGACG aaatcTCCCACACAGTCTGAGACGGGGTACATGAAGATGGAAGGATTTTCACGCCCAGAAAGCACGACAGAATACGACTATGCAGACCCCGTGGTGCTGAATAAACTGTTCCGACTCCAGCGAAGTAGTTCGGAGCAAGCAACGATGGAAATCTCAATGGGGGACTTGATTGAGGAGACGGCTTTaaatcaacaacaacagcaacaacaagaaGACCAAGATGGCTACGAGCGGATTCAATTTCCAACCCCAAATTTGTCAGCCATTGGAGATTACGAAAATATTGGAAAAGATGATCTTAAGGACGATTTTTCCCGCGTCACAAGGAACGACCAGCGTTCAGAAGCAGGTAAAATGAGCCTCAGGACTTCCACGGATGATTTTACGCTTGAATGTTCCGGTTGTTTGTCAGGGGAGTACATAGAACCCGAAGAATACTTGGCGATGGGAAAGAGGAAAAGCTTGATAATTATGGACAATTTACAGTCTCCCTCATCTGGTAGCCTTAGTTTTGATAAaatcgaagaagaagaagaagaagaagaagaagaagaagaagaagaagaagaaccgaAGTACTATGTGTTGGAGAGCCCAGAGGCTGATGAAG GGGAGTACGTAGAACCCGAAGAATACTTGGCGATGGGAAAGAGGAAAAGCTTGATAATTATGGACAATTTACAGTCTACCTCATCTGGTAGCCTTAGCTTTGATAAaatcgaagaagaagaagaagaagaagaagaaccggAGTACTTTGTATTGGAGAGCCCGGAGGCTGATGAAG AAAAACCAGTTGACGTCTCTTGA